CGCGGGTGATCGATGAGGAAGATCGCGCCGGATTCACCTATCGCACCCTGCCGGGTCACTTCGAGGACGGAGAGGAGACCTTCCTCGTCTCCATCGGCGCAGACGGCCGCCTCGGCGTGACCATCAGCGCCGCCTCCGTTCCGGCCCACCCGCTGCTGCGTCTGGCCGAACCGGCGACGGTGGTCGGACAGGAGATGATGGCCGGGCGCTATGCGAAAGGGCTGAAGAGACAGCTCAGGATCGCCGGCGGCAGACAGCATGCGGGCCCCCTCGCCTCGGCCTCAGCACTGCTCGGCCGAGAGCTGAGGTTCACAGAGGCCCTTGCCGGCGGTCAGCACGCAGTGACGGTGGCGGTTCGAGACGGAGACGCCGAACTCATCGTCCGCGCGTTCCCCTTCGGCCACGATGCGGCGATCCGAGAGTCCATGGTGCTCGATCGGCTGACTCCGCTCGGCGATCTCGTTCCTCGTCTCATCGCCCACAGCACCGACCTGCACGACCCGGTCATCGTCACGACCCGTGTCCCCGGTTCGCCACCGGATCCGGCCACACCGCTGACTACCATCGCTCGAGAAATGGCAGCAGCCCTGATTCGCATCCACTCACTCGACGGCACCGGTCTGCCTCTGACTCCGCAGTCCCCGCCGCCGGGAGACTCCGCCATCGCGGTTCGGGCACAACAGGAGTGGGCGAACCTCGACCGCGACGAAGAGGTCCTCACCCATACGGACTTCTGGGCCGGCAATGCCCTGTGGGCGCAGGGACGCCTCACCGGAGTCGTCGACTGGTCGGGCGCGAGCCGCGGACCACGAGGAGTCGACCTCGCCTGGTGCCGGCAGGATCTCGTCCTCCTCGGCTCCCCCGAGGCAGCCGGGATCTTCCTCGACGAGTACGAACGTCTTCTCGGCCGACGCATTCCCGACATCGCAGCGTGGGACGTCCAGGCCGCGGCACGCGCCCATGACCGCGTGGAGACCTGGCTGCCCAACTACCACGGGATCGGACTCACTGACATGACCGCCGAGGATCTCCGCCACCGCCTCGACACGTGGAACGCGGCACTATGACCGCAGCGGAACGACGAAACTTTGCCGCCTGACCAGGCACGCCACTCCTGCCCCATCCGCACCGGCTCCACCAGTGCCTCCCCCGCCGCGGTCAGCGCGACATTGCGGGTCGTGCGCCGGAACAGATAAACGCCTTGACCTGCTGGATCTCCATCGACCGCGCTTTCCCGATTCCCCGTCGGCTCCCCTGCCGATACCTGTTTGCGTAATAATACGTGTACATTATTACCGCTTCCGCTATATAGTGGGAAGCGTCATACGCCTGGCGCACATGCATCGGGCCCAGGGTGCCGAGAACGACAGCGCACAGCAGCGCCGCCGACCCGACGAGAGGAAGACATTCGACGATGAAGCAGTCGACCACTTCTGAGCACGACCACCACCGGTCGCCGGCCCATGACCGCCTCTCCGAATTCCTTCCCCGCGCGGGTGCAGGTCCGCTGTCTGGACTAGTCGTCGTCGACTTCTCCCGCGTCCTCGCCGGACCGTACTCGACGATGATGCTTGCCGATCTCGGCGCCACCGTCATTAAGGTCGAAGGACCCAAGGGCGATGACACCCGGCACTGGGCGCCGCCGGTGCGCGACGAGGATGCCACCTACTATCTGTCGATCAACCGCAACAAGTACGACATCGTCCTCGATTTCACCGATCCCGAGGACCTCGCCACGGCGCAGAGGCTCGCGGCCGAAGCCGATATCGTCGTCGAGAACTTCAAACCGGGCGGTCTGGTCAAGTACGGCCTCGACTACGACAGCGTCTCTGCAGCCAACCCGACGGTCGTCTACGCCTCGGTGACCGGCTTCGGACGGGAGAATCCTCTGCCCGGATACGACCTCCTCATGCAGGCGCTGTCCGGTTTCATGTCGGTCACCGGCAGCCCCGACGGCTCGCCGTACCGCGCCGGAGTCGCCGTCTTCGACGTCATGACCGGACTGCACACGACGATCGGCATCCTCGCCGCGGTCCAGCACCGCACGCTCACCGGCGAGGGCCAGCTGGTCGAAACCAACCTCATGTCATCGGCGATGTCCGGCCTGGCCAACCAGTCCGGTGCCTACGCGGCCGCAGGCGTCAATCCGACCCGGATGGGCAACGCCCACCCGAGCCTCTACCCCTACCAGCCGATGGCCACGAAGTCCGGTGAGATCATCGTCGCCGCCGCCAATGACGGCCAGTTCCGGATCCTCGCCGAGGTGGTCGGACGTCCCGATTGGTGCGATGACGAGCGATTCGCCGCCGCGAAGAACCGCAATGCCAACCGGCACGCCCTCGAACCCGAACTGCTCGAGGCCCTCCAAGCACACACCGCACAGGAATGGTTCGACAAGCTCTCGGCAGCCGGTCTCCCCTGCGCTCCGATCAATACGATCGCCGAAGGCGTCGAACACGCCAAGAGCCTAGGCCTGTCACCGGTCGTCGATACCGGCAGCGGCGAACGCATCATCCCGACCATCCGTAACCCGATCACTCTGTCGAGGTCGCAGGTCTCCTACGACCTCGCTCCCCCGGAGCTCGGCGCCGATTCCGATCGGGTCCGCGCCTGGCTCGACAGCCTCTAGACCGCACCGGATCGGCTCCGTACAGTTCGAACCTCTTCCGCTCAGAAGCTCAACCCCCAACGCTCGGCCGCAGCCACCTGCACAGCATCCACCTGAAGGAGACACAACCATGGACAACTCAGAACTCGACGACATCCTCACGGCCGTCCGCGAATTCGTCCGCGAGAAGGTCGTCCCCCTCGAGACCCAGGTCGAGGACGAGGATGCCTTCCCCGAAGCCATCATCACGGAATCCGCCGAGATGGGACTCTTCGGCTGGGCCCTGCCCGAGGAGTACGGCGGCCTCGGGCTGGGCGCGGAACAGGACGCACTCCTGGCCATGGAACTCGGCTATACGACCCCGTCGTTCCGCTCGCTGTTCGGCACGAACAATGGCATTGCCGGACAGGTGCTCGTCAACTACGGCACCGATGATCAGAAGTCCGAATGGCTGCCACGGCTGGCCTCCGGCGAGGTCGTCGCCTCCTTCGCCCTCACCGAATCCGAAGCTGGTTCCGATCCGTCGGGCCTGCGGACGAAAGCCACCCGCGACGGCGATGACTACATCATCAACGGCTCCAAGCGGTTCATCACCAACGCCGAGGCCTCGGACGTCCTCATGGTCTTCGCCCGCACCGACCCGAGCGCCACCGGTTCGAAGGGCATCTCGGTCTTCCTCGTGCCCACGAAGTCCGAGGGCGTGACCGTCGGACCGCACGACCACAAGATGGGCCAGGCCGGCGCCTGGACCTCGGAGATCTTCTTCGACGACGTCCGCGTGCCCGCAGCCAACCTCATCGGCGGCGAGGAGGAGAAGGGCTTCTACGCGGCCATGGCCTCCCTGAACAAGGGACGGCTGCACATCGCAGCGATCTGCGTCGGCCAGTCGATCCGCATCCTCGACGAATCCGTGCGCTTCGCCGCTGAAGCCAAACAGGGCGGGGAGCCGATCGCCCGGTTCCAGCTCGTCCAGGCGATGCTCGCCGACATCTACACCGATGTCGCCGCCGCCAAGTCGCTCGTCCTTTCCGCAGCTCAACGCTGGGACGCCGAGACCGATCGCAAGCTCGGCCCCTCCTCGGCGAAGCTCTTCGCCTCCGAGGCACTCGCGCGCATCGCCGACAAGGGCGTGCAGATCCAGGGCGGAATGGGCTATATGCGCGAATCTGCGGTCGAACGGTTCTACCGTCACGCCCGCCTCTTCCGCATCTACGAAGGCACCTCCGAGGTCCAGCGCGTCGTCGTCGCCAAGCAGCTGCTGGGTGGCGCGCATAAGCCTCAGTTCAACCTCTGAGATCATCCGACCACGAACGAAAGGCATCACATGACTGAATCCACGACCGCGAACACCGGCATCACCATAACCGAAACCGGCGGAGTCACTGCCGTTCCCGGCCTGTTGAATGGCAAGGTCGCCGTCGTCACCGGCGGCGGTCAGGGACTCGGCCTGGCAATGGCGCGCAGCCTCGTCGACTCCGGAGCCAAGGTCGTTGTCGCCGATATGAACGAGGAGAGCCTGCAGGCGGCCGTGGCCGAACTCGGCGGCGAAAGCACCGCAGCCGGCGTCGTGTGCAACGTCTCCGATCTCCCAGCCGTCGAGAAGCTCGCCGAGGAGGCCACCAAGGCCTTCGGCGGTGTCGACATCTGGGTCAACAACGCCGGCATCACCCGCGATGCGACGATCCGGAAGATGTCCGAGCAGCAGTTCGACGACGTCATCTCCGTGCACCTGCGCGGCACTTGGAACGGGCTCAAGGTCGCCACAGCACTCATGCGCGAACAGGACCGCGGCGGCTCGATCATCAATGTGTCATCCATCAGCGGCAAGGTCGGCAACGCCGGACAGTCGAACTACTCGGCGGCGAAGGCGGGCATCGTCGGCATGACGAAGGCCGTGTCGAAGGAGGTCGCGTTCAAGAACATCCGCGTCAACGCGATCCAGCCCGGCTTCATCAACACCGCGATGACCGCGGCCATGCCGCAGCACGCGATCGATTCGAAGCTCGCAGACATCCCGCTCGGCCGGGCCGGCGAACCCGAAGAGGTCGCCTCCGTGGTGCTGTTCCTCGCCTCCGGACTCTCGAGCTACCTCACCGGCACCGTCACCGAGATCTCGGGCGGCCGCCACATCTGATCCGGCGCAGGTCGATTCGGAGGGAGAAGAATGGTGAATTCGGGCAGAGAATTCAACACTTCCCTCCCTCCGAATTCCTCCGTGCAGCGGACGACGCCGCCTCGACACGGAGGAAATCGACTTCGCGGCTGCGAGTGTCCGGGGTCGGCCTCATCGACCTTGCGGGCCTGGGCCAGGAACGAGCAGGGCATGCGGGGACGTCCTTGTCGCTTGGGTGCCAGAGGGGATGTCGGTCGGGGTGGGGCTCAACCCTCGCCGAGGTGGTCGTCCACCTCGGCGAGGTCAGGCCCTGTATTTGATTTCGCCGCCGACGACGGTGAGCGCGACTCGCGTGTCGCGGATCGCCTCGGCGTGAGCGAAGAGGGCTTCTTCGGAAGCGTAGCCGAGGAGGCCGTCTGTCGGCGTGGGTGAGGCGTTCGGGTCGCTCATCTCTGCGGCCGCCTCGGTGGTCAGTGTTTCCGTGTCGAGCCCTTCGGCTGCGCACGGATCGGTGTCGACGACGATGAAGTCGGCGTCCATGCCCGGCGCCAGATATCCGCGCCGACCATCGAGTCCGGCAGCGAAAGCCGGACCCTGAGTGTGCAGGCGGATCGCTTCGACCGCGCTCAGGCGACGATGCGGCTGGAACGTCGTCGACACGTCCCCGGAGATGTTCGCTCTGGTCATCGCCGCATAGATCGCGGCGAAGGGGTTGGCGGGTTCGACAGGTCCGTC
Above is a window of Brevibacterium siliguriense DNA encoding:
- a CDS encoding acyl-CoA dehydrogenase family protein, with protein sequence MDNSELDDILTAVREFVREKVVPLETQVEDEDAFPEAIITESAEMGLFGWALPEEYGGLGLGAEQDALLAMELGYTTPSFRSLFGTNNGIAGQVLVNYGTDDQKSEWLPRLASGEVVASFALTESEAGSDPSGLRTKATRDGDDYIINGSKRFITNAEASDVLMVFARTDPSATGSKGISVFLVPTKSEGVTVGPHDHKMGQAGAWTSEIFFDDVRVPAANLIGGEEEKGFYAAMASLNKGRLHIAAICVGQSIRILDESVRFAAEAKQGGEPIARFQLVQAMLADIYTDVAAAKSLVLSAAQRWDAETDRKLGPSSAKLFASEALARIADKGVQIQGGMGYMRESAVERFYRHARLFRIYEGTSEVQRVVVAKQLLGGAHKPQFNL
- a CDS encoding CaiB/BaiF CoA transferase family protein; the protein is MKQSTTSEHDHHRSPAHDRLSEFLPRAGAGPLSGLVVVDFSRVLAGPYSTMMLADLGATVIKVEGPKGDDTRHWAPPVRDEDATYYLSINRNKYDIVLDFTDPEDLATAQRLAAEADIVVENFKPGGLVKYGLDYDSVSAANPTVVYASVTGFGRENPLPGYDLLMQALSGFMSVTGSPDGSPYRAGVAVFDVMTGLHTTIGILAAVQHRTLTGEGQLVETNLMSSAMSGLANQSGAYAAAGVNPTRMGNAHPSLYPYQPMATKSGEIIVAAANDGQFRILAEVVGRPDWCDDERFAAAKNRNANRHALEPELLEALQAHTAQEWFDKLSAAGLPCAPINTIAEGVEHAKSLGLSPVVDTGSGERIIPTIRNPITLSRSQVSYDLAPPELGADSDRVRAWLDSL
- a CDS encoding DUF1990 family protein, which translates into the protein MNHLEFHLDLGPAEQFPLAREAIFSWTLQELAGVVVRPARRVAEGQIVSLGLNPGWPASPRRLRGRDLLVPVGSYVVTRVIDEEDRAGFTYRTLPGHFEDGEETFLVSIGADGRLGVTISAASVPAHPLLRLAEPATVVGQEMMAGRYAKGLKRQLRIAGGRQHAGPLASASALLGRELRFTEALAGGQHAVTVAVRDGDAELIVRAFPFGHDAAIRESMVLDRLTPLGDLVPRLIAHSTDLHDPVIVTTRVPGSPPDPATPLTTIAREMAAALIRIHSLDGTGLPLTPQSPPPGDSAIAVRAQQEWANLDRDEEVLTHTDFWAGNALWAQGRLTGVVDWSGASRGPRGVDLAWCRQDLVLLGSPEAAGIFLDEYERLLGRRIPDIAAWDVQAAARAHDRVETWLPNYHGIGLTDMTAEDLRHRLDTWNAAL
- the fabG gene encoding 3-oxoacyl-ACP reductase FabG — translated: MTESTTANTGITITETGGVTAVPGLLNGKVAVVTGGGQGLGLAMARSLVDSGAKVVVADMNEESLQAAVAELGGESTAAGVVCNVSDLPAVEKLAEEATKAFGGVDIWVNNAGITRDATIRKMSEQQFDDVISVHLRGTWNGLKVATALMREQDRGGSIINVSSISGKVGNAGQSNYSAAKAGIVGMTKAVSKEVAFKNIRVNAIQPGFINTAMTAAMPQHAIDSKLADIPLGRAGEPEEVASVVLFLASGLSSYLTGTVTEISGGRHI